One genomic window of Manduca sexta isolate Smith_Timp_Sample1 unplaced genomic scaffold, JHU_Msex_v1.0 HiC_scaffold_1093, whole genome shotgun sequence includes the following:
- the LOC119188484 gene encoding uncharacterized protein LOC119188484 isoform X1, translating to MSTKYYVVNFLNEDKPEYRVVLDKPDCVVVPESWVKYHYSDYTVVLVYPDEVVNEESVRNDETPAAGWKQYLCQIIDICDSYNDAKSAAMQKNEGRKRKTSQMNDRESIEVKRDDNCKRRRTMRSTAHEMNTSNTQTTQESNNLEKVFTQMTHFLRSLIDSATLMLNSVNECTNVNTSMLNVNKDECTNVNTSMLNVNKDECTNVNTSMLNVSKDTSVNTNSYTKWTLLHQHPGPGLTELMENSKIYVVKNKLDQYTKEANSSTNLIRTVLTLILTSLH from the exons ACGAAATACTACGTCGTAAATTTTCTGAACGAAGATAAGCCGGAGTACCGAGTTGTGCTAGATAAGCCAGACTGCGTAGTCGTGCCGGAGTCGTGGGTAAAATACCATTATTCAGATTACACAGTCGTATTAGTTTACCCCGACGAGGTGGTTAATGAAGAAAGTGTTAGGAACGACGAGACACCGGCGGCCGGCTGGAAACAATATCTCTGCCAAATAATAGATATATGTG ATAGCTACAACGATGCAAAGAGTGCTGCTATGCAGAAAAATGAAGGTAGAAAGAGAAAAACATCGCAAATGAACGATAGAG AGTCAATAGAAGTAAAACGAGATGATAATTGCAAGAGAAGGCGTACCATGAGAAGTACAGCACACGAAATGAACACCTCAAACACGCAAACTACTCAAGAGTCCAACAACCTCGAAAAAGTTTTCACGCAAATGACACATTTCTTACGCAGTCTCATTGACAGCGCTACGTTAATGTTAAACTCTGTTAACGAGTGCACTAATGTTAACACTTCaatgttaaatgttaacaaAGACGAGTGCACTAATGTTAACACTTCaatgttaaatgttaacaaAGACGAGTGCACTAATGTTAACACTTCAATGTTAAATGTTAGCAAAGACACTAGTGTTAATACAAATTCGTATACGAAATGGACGTTGCTGCATCAACACCCTGGCCCAGGATTGACTGAGCTGATGGAAAACTCTAAAATATACGTTGTCAAAAACAAATTGGATCAATATACAAAGGAAGCGAACTCGTCCACAAATTTGATACGTACAGTGTTGACATTAATTTTAACCAGCCTGCATTGA
- the LOC119188484 gene encoding uncharacterized protein LOC119188484 isoform X2 encodes MSTKYYVVNFLNEDKPEYRVVLDKPDCVVVPESWVKYHYSDYTVVLVYPDEVVNEESVRNDETPAAGWKQYLCQIIDICDSYNDAKSAAMQKNEGRKRKTSQMNDRESIEVKRDDNCKRRRTMRSTAHEMNTSNTQTTQESNNLEKVFTQMTHFLRSLIDSATLMLNSVNECTNVNTSMLNVNKDECTNVNTSMLNVSKDTSVNTNSYTKWTLLHQHPGPGLTELMENSKIYVVKNKLDQYTKEANSSTNLIRTVLTLILTSLH; translated from the exons ACGAAATACTACGTCGTAAATTTTCTGAACGAAGATAAGCCGGAGTACCGAGTTGTGCTAGATAAGCCAGACTGCGTAGTCGTGCCGGAGTCGTGGGTAAAATACCATTATTCAGATTACACAGTCGTATTAGTTTACCCCGACGAGGTGGTTAATGAAGAAAGTGTTAGGAACGACGAGACACCGGCGGCCGGCTGGAAACAATATCTCTGCCAAATAATAGATATATGTG ATAGCTACAACGATGCAAAGAGTGCTGCTATGCAGAAAAATGAAGGTAGAAAGAGAAAAACATCGCAAATGAACGATAGAG AGTCAATAGAAGTAAAACGAGATGATAATTGCAAGAGAAGGCGTACCATGAGAAGTACAGCACACGAAATGAACACCTCAAACACGCAAACTACTCAAGAGTCCAACAACCTCGAAAAAGTTTTCACGCAAATGACACATTTCTTACGCAGTCTCATTGACAGCGCTACGTTAATGTTAAACTCTGTTAACGAGTGCACTAATGTTAACACTTCaatgttaa atgttaacaaAGACGAGTGCACTAATGTTAACACTTCAATGTTAAATGTTAGCAAAGACACTAGTGTTAATACAAATTCGTATACGAAATGGACGTTGCTGCATCAACACCCTGGCCCAGGATTGACTGAGCTGATGGAAAACTCTAAAATATACGTTGTCAAAAACAAATTGGATCAATATACAAAGGAAGCGAACTCGTCCACAAATTTGATACGTACAGTGTTGACATTAATTTTAACCAGCCTGCATTGA